TCCGCCATGGGCCTGGAGCCCGGGTCGGACGCCTTCCTGGTGAACCGCAAGGGCATCCTGCAGACCAGCTCCTACCTGTACGGCAACGTGCTCCAGCCCTGCCCGCTGCCGTTGCCGCCGGTGAGCTACGAGGCATCGGTCATCTCCACCACGGACCCCTCCGGGCGCGACATCTATCTTTCCTACGCCTACTTCCCCAACACGGACTTCGTGCTCATGGCCGCCAAGCCCCGGCTGGGCGTGCTCACGGCCTGGTACAACCTGCGCGGGGACCTGCTGATAATCTTCCTGGCGGGCGTGGTGGCCACCTTCTTCGTGGTCTCCCGCTTCACGGGCCTGCTGCTGGTGCGCATGCGCGAGTCCGAGGAGCGCAGGGCCCTGGCCTTCCGCCAGGTGGAGCACGCCCAGAAGCTTTCCTCCATCGGGCGCCTGGCCGCGGGCGTGGCCCACGAGATCAACAACCCCCTGGCCATCATCAACGAGAAGGCCGGGCTCATGAAAGACCTGCTGGCCCTCCAGGAGGACTACCCCGGCAAGTCCAAGTTCCTGCGCCAGGTGGAGGCCATCATCAGCGCCGTGGAGCGCTGCCGGGGCATCACCCATCGCATGCTCGGCTTCGCCCGCCGCATGGACGTGAAGATCGAGGCCCTGAGCCTGAACGAGGTCATCTCCGAGACCTCCAGCTTCCTGCAGCGCGAGGCCGAAAGCCGCAACGTGACCCTGAGCCTGGAGCTCGACCCCGAGCTCTCGCGCATCGAGTCCGACCGGGGCCAGCTGCAGCAGGTGATCCTGAACATCCTCAACAACGCGCTGGCCGCCATCCCCGACAGGGGGACCATCGCCGTGCGCACCTGGAACCAGGGGTCCGAGCATGTGGGCTTCTCCATCCAGGACAACGGGTGCGGCATGTCCGACGATACGCTCAAGTGCATCTTCGAGCCCTTCTTCACCACCAAGCGCGGCAAGGGCACCGGGTTGGGGCTTTCCATCACCTACGGAATCATCAAAAGGCTCGGCGGCGAGGTCTCCGTGCAGAGCCAGGAACAGGTGGGCTCCACCTTCACCGTGCTGCTGCCGGTGATGGCCCCCCCCACCGCTGCCGTGGAGGCTGCGTGACCATGAAGGATTGGAACATCCTGCTGGTGGACGACGAGGAAGACTTCGTCCAGACCCTGGCGGAACGCCTCGAACTGCGCGGCATCGACTGCCGGGTGGCGCTGGACGGCGAAGCCGGGCTTGCGGCCATGGCCGAGAGCACGCCCGATGTCGTCGTGCTGGACATGTTCATGCCGGGCATCAAGGGCCTTGAGGTCCTGCGGCTGATCCGCGAGCGCTACCCAAAGGTGCAGGTGATTCTGCTCACGGGGCAGGGGGCCACCAAGGACGGCATGGACGGCATGAAACTCGGGGCGTTCGACTACATGATCAAGCCGCTCTCCATAGACGACCTGACGGCCAAGATCGGCGAGGCCGTGAAGCTGGCCAGGAGCTAGGGCCCGGGCATGGACAACGAAAAATATCTCGGCCGCATGGCAGCCACGGTCAGCCACGACCTCTGCAACGTGCTGGCCACCGTCCAGCAGGCTTCCGGCCTCATGGGGGATTTCCTCGCCCTGGCCCGGAAGGAGTCGCTCAAGTCCATGGGGCTGAGGCCGAAGTTCAAGTATCACGACAAGTTTGAGGAGATAATCGCCCAGGTTCAGGCCCAGGTGGATCGGGGGCAGGGCATCTGCGAGAAGCTCTCCGTCCTCGGCCATTCCACCGACGACGGCCCGGAAACCGCCGACGTGGGCGTGGCGGCCGCGCTGGTCGGCTCGTTGTGCGGCCGCGCTGCCAGGAAGCACAAGGCCAGCCTGGAGGTCTCCTGCGCGCCCGAGCGGTTGAAGGCGGCCGCGCGGCTCATCGACGTGCTCTCGGCCCTGGACGCCGCGATCCTGGCTGTGCTGCCGCACTGCGGCGGGGAGCAGCGCGTGGTGCGGCTGGTCCCCGGGCGCGGCGAAGGCGAGGTGTACATCGACATCGTTTGCCAGGGGCTGGACGCCGAGCGTTCGCAAGCCCTGGCCGGGGCTCTGCCGCCTGGCAGGCCCGGGATTTTCACGGTTGGCATTGTTCAAGGCGGGGTGCGCTTGGCCTTCGCGGAGGCCGGGCGATAGGCGTTTTACCGAGGCGGGCGAGTGCGCCCAATGATGGAAGGAGATGGAAATGAACAAGATCAAGCTGCTTCTCGTGGATGATGAGGAAAACTTCGTCAACACCCTGGCCGAACGCATGAAGATGCGCGACGTGCCCTCCAAGGTGGTCTATTCGGGCGAGGCCGCGCTGGACGCGCTCAGGACCGGCGAACCCGACGTGATGATCCTCGACCTGCGCATGCCCGGCATCGACGGCATGGAAGTGCTGCGCAAGGTGCGCCAGACCAACCCCACCGTGCGCATCATCATCCTCACCGGCCACGGCACGGACCTGGACGAGGAAGAGGCCCGCAAGCTGGGCGCCTTCCACTACCACAAGAAGCCCATCGACATCGACGAGCTGCTTGGCACCGTGAAGAAGGCCTACCGCGACCGCATGGAAGACGCCATGGTCGTGGCGGCCCTGGCCGAGGAAGGCGACTTCGACAGCGCCCGCCAGGTGCTCGACGAGGACAAATAACCCCGGAGGGGGCCATGCGCCCCAAGACCCTGCTCATCGACGATGAGCGCGACTTCGTCCAGCTCCTGGCCGTGCGCCTGGAGGCAAGGGACTTCCCCGTGACGGCCGCGTTCGACGCGGCCGGGGGGCTCGCGCTCGTGGAGAGCCAGGCCCCCTCGGTGGTGGTGCTGGACATCAACCTGCCGGACCGCAGCGGCCTGGACGTGCTGCGCGAAATGCGCGAGCGCTGGCCGCTGGTCCAGGTTGTTATGCTCACGGGCCAGTCCGACGTGGCCACGGCCGTGGCGGGCATGAAGTACGGGGCGGCCGACTACCTGACAAAGCCCGTGGACATCGAGGCCCTCACGGCCGCCCTGGAGCGGGCCGTGATGCGCCGCATGGACCAGGAAGAGAACCTGCGCATGATCGAGACGGGCAAGCTCGCCGCCATTGGCCGGCTGGCCGAAGGGGTCGCCCACGAGATCAGCAACCCCGTGAACATTATGATGCAGAAGGCCGGCTGGGCCCTTGAGCTCATGGAGGAGCCCGGCTTCTCCGCCTGCCCGGATTCGCACGAGGTGCGCTCGGAGCTGGAGGCCATCGTCAACCAGGGGCGGCGCTGCAAGACCGTGGTGGGGCGGCTCATGAAGGTGGGCGGGCGCATCGACCCCCGCGCCTCCGAGTTCGACCCCGTGGAGGCCGTGCGCGCCGGGCTGGAGCTAGTGCGCGAGCGCGCGGCGAACCAGAGCGTCGCCTTCGACGTCTGCGCGGGAAAACCCGTGGCCAGGGTCTTCCTTCCGCGCTTCGAGATCGAGCAGGTGGTGCGCCGCCTGGCCGAGAACGCCCTGGACGCCATGCCCCGGGGCGGAACGCTCCGGGTGGAGGTGCGCGACCACCCGCCCGGGAGCGTGGAAATCGAGCTGGAAGACACCGGCCCCGGCGTGCCCGAGGCCATCGCCCAGCGCATATTCGAGCCGTTCTTCTCCACCAAGGAGGTGGGCAAGGGCTCGGGGCTGGGGCTCTCCATCTGCGACGGGATCATGAAGTCCCTGGGCGGGGGCGTCGCGCTGACGCGCACCGACGGCCCGGGGGCGGTCTTCGTGGTCACGCTGCCCGCTCTGCCCGCAGGAACCTAACCCCCCAGGCGCGTGAAGGCCTCCATGAGCGCCTCGGGATCGTCCATGTCGCCCATGTCCATCTGCCCCAGGCCCGCCAAGGTCCAGGCCGGGCGTCCGGCCACGGCCTGGCAGACCATGTCCACCAGCTCCATCTCCCGCCTGATGCCGTCCTCGTGCAGGTGCGGGGCCCGCACCCCCTGCGACAACATCACCTCGTAGCTGGAGGTCCGCAGCATGCGCCCGAAATCCCTCGCGCGCTTGAGGTTGACCTCCAGGGCGGCGTAGGCCGCGCCCAGGCCGTCCACGAACGATCCCTGGGGGTCCGCGTCGGCTAGGTGGCGCAGGGTCCAGGCCAGGGCGTCGGCGGTGTTGCGCGCGGAAACCTCCAGCCCGCCCAGCACGGCGCAGACGTAGGCCCGGCGCTGCGGCGTCCATTCCAGGCGGCAGTGCCGCAGCATGATTTTGAACTCCAGGCCGGCCTCGCCCGGGAAGCGGCGCTCCACCGCGGCCAGCGCCTCGGGCGGGGCTGTGTGCTCAGGGCGCAGCCGCCGCACGAATTGCGCCGCCTCTCCTGCCTCCAGGGGCAGTTCGAGGCGCTGCCCGCCGGGGAGGATAGCCCAGGTGCGCGTGACGGCGTCCTCCAGCGCCAGCTCCAGCTCCCGCGCCTGCTCCGGGGTCGCCCGGGCGGCTTCCAGTGCGGGCTCCAGTCGGCGCTGCACCTCCTCCCCAGGGAAGAGCAGCAGCTCCGCCAGGGACGACGACTCGGGGTCGTCGCGGAGCGCGAACAGGGCTGCCAGGGCCTCGGGGCTGGCGTCGGCGTGGGTGGAGGCCGCATAGCGCAGCACGGATTCGTCCTGCGGCAGGCCGCTTTCCAGTTGGGTGAGGACGGCCGCCAGAGCCGGAAGAAGTTCGGCGGATAACGTCACGGCATCATTCCAGTTTGACGAGTTTCTCGATGGCCCTGTTGACCCTGCCGAGCACGGCCGGGTCGATGGACTTGTTGAACAGCAGGTAGCGCAGGCGGCCCTTGCGCAGGTCGGCCAGGGGGACGATGCGCAACGAGAACGGGTCGACGCCCGTTTCGGTAGCCAGGGCGTCGATCTCCTCGGGGTTGACGAGCATGACGTCGAAGCGGCTGGCGTGGAGCATCCGCACCAGCTGCAGCTGCGTGCCGTTCACCCGCACGGGCGGCCGGGGCATGTTGGCCATGAGCGTGTCCACCTCCGGTCCGTACGAGAAGGACTCGTTGAGCCCGAACACCAGGCCCGGCATGGCGGCCAGCCCGCGCAGGGTGGCGGGGCCGTCCGGCAGGCCCTGGAAGTCGTCGCGGAAGAGGGCCATCAGCGGCGCGTCCTGGTAGATGGGGTAGCTGTACTCGGCGGTGCGGGTCCGTTCCGGGGTCATGTACCAGCCCACGGCGCAGGTGGGTGTCTTGGCCGCGGCCAGCTCCATGAGGATGCGCCCGGAGGGAATGTCCACATATTCGGGGAGCAGGCCGGCTTCACGCAGGATGCGGTCCGCCAGGGAGAGCAGGAAACCCTGGGGATGGCCGTTTACGCCGAGCGTGTAGTAGGGCGGGCGCTCGAAGGTGAGCACCGTGACGGGCTGGGCCGCCGCTCGCGGGGGCGCGCACAGCGCGCTCAGGCAGACGGCGAGGAAGCAGGCCAAAGGCAGGAGCCCCCGCAGGAGACGGCCGCATGGGAATGCATCCGACGGGCGGCTTGGGGGCTGGAGCGAAAAGTTGTGGGACGTGGCGATCTCCTGCCCGTCCGGGGATCACTTCGGCAGGGACTTCACGAAGAGATTGAGGTTCCCGAACTTGTCCTTGTAGATGTCGCCGATGAGGCTGACTTCCTTGTTCTTGTAGCTCTGCTGGAAGGCGGAAACGGCTTCGAGGCTGACGTCTTCGGGCGTCCAGACGGAGTAGCTGGTGCCGTCGTTGGTCACAACCCAGAGGCCTTCTCCATCCTCTTCGCCGACAACGGCGACGAGCGTTGCTTCCTTGGCCACGACCTGCATTTCCAGCTCGGCCTGCGCATAACAGACGCCGCACAGCAGCAACGCCAAAATCGTGGCGCACAGGGCGCGATTGACAATAGGGGAAATGAAGGCAGCCATGAAATCTCTCCCGTAAATGATGAACAAATTTTAATCCCGGCAGGGAGAGGCGTCAAGGCCCGCATGTCCGGCAAGGGCAAGAATGCGTTCGATCAGTGAGGTTGTCGAGTATCCGGGCAGAAGGGGCAGGCTCAGCACCAGGCCGCCGCGGGCCTGGACGGACTGCCTGCCCACGATGGACTCCACGGGCCAGTCGCCGCCCTTCACCAGCACGTCTGGGCGCACGGCCTCGATGAGCTCCAGCGGGGTGGGGCGGTCGAAGCCGGTGACGAAATCGACGCAGGCGAGGCCGGCCAACACCCGGGCCCTGTCCGCGAAGGGGGTCACGGGGCGGGAGGAGCCCTTGAGCCCGCTCACCGAGGCGTCGGAATTGAGGCCAACAACGAGCACCCGGCCCAGGGCCCTGGCCCGCTCCAGCAGGTCCACGTGCCCGGCGTGCAGCAGGTCGAAGCAGCCGTTGGTGAACACGATGCCCCCGGCGGCGCGCAGCGGCTCCAGCCGGGCGAGCAGTTCCTCCAGGGGGAGGGCCTTGTGCCGGGTGGGGGGGAACATGGCTCAGTCTTTCTTCTTGCTGAGCGTGCGCTCGGAGCCGAACAGCATCAATTCCAGCCAGTCCAGCCCGAACTCCAGGCGCTTGCCCTCGTCGGAGAGAATCCCGGCCTTGCGCTCCTCGTCCAGTTCCAGGCGTTCAAGCACGCCCATGCGCGTGAGGAAGTCGCCAAAGGCGTCGAGGTTGTAGGCCGCCAGGAAGACCAGGTTGGCCTGGCGCTGGTCAAGCGGCGCGCCCTTGTCCCTGGCCTGGGCCATGAGCAGCATGTAGCGGTCGTTGCTCTCGTTGTAGCGCTGGAGGTCCTGGTCCTTGAGCCATTCGGCGGAAGTCCAGCCGCTTTCCTGCTCGAAGCCCCGGCAGTGGGGCTCGCGCACGATGAAGAACTGCTCCAGCACCTCGCCCTGCGGGCCGGTCTTTGTTGCGCGGCCCAGGGGGTAGGTGCGGCAGGCCCCGGGGCGGCCCGGGTAGACCGAGCAGCCCTCGCGGCGCACGAAGGGGCAGGGCGAGCCGTGCACCTCGTCGAGCATGCGCAGGCGCATCATGGGGAAGCCCGTGTCCGGAGCCTGGGCCACCAGGGCGTGCTTGGCGATGAACTCCTTGCTGGACATGCCCAGCTGGGTGCGCAGGCGCAGCACGTCGTAGGGCGTGAGCATCAGCGTCAGGTCGGAGCAGCAGGCGTTGAAGCAGGGCACCTGCGGATGGCAGGCGAAGCGGAAGCTCTGGCCGGGGGCAAGCTCCGGCAGGCTCTCCAAGAAGGCCTGGGTGGCGTCGTGGTCGCTCAGGGGGGTGTTGTCTGTGGTCATGGCCCGCCCCGTCTATCATCACGGGCCGGGCTTGAAAACCCGAAAAGGGCCGCCGCGTTGACAGCCGCCCCCTATCATGAAAAACACTTGAGCCATGCCCCAGCAGATGACCCTGCACATCGACAACCGCCTTCAGGAACTCACCCGCTTGAGCGCCACTCTGGAGGGCTTCCTGAACGCCTGCTCGGTGACCGGGCGGGACGCCTACCACATCCAGCTGGCCCTGGACGAGCTGGTCACCAACATCATCTGTTACGCGTACGAGGGCCAAGGCGGGCACCCCATACACGTCTCGCTCGCCCGCACCCCGGAGGGGCTCGAAATCGTGTTGGAGGACGGGGGGAGGCCCTTCAATCCGCTGGAAGCCCCCGAGCCGGACCTCGACGCGCCGCCCGAAACCCGCCCCATCGGCGGGCTGGGCATCCATTTCGTGCGCAAGACCATGGATCACCTGTCCTACCAGCGCGAGGACGGCAGGAATATCCTGCGCATCCACAAGAACATCACCTGAGGAGCTAGCCGATGGAATTCGCCGTGACCAACGCCGGACCCGTGACCGTCCTCGCCATTGCCGGGCGGCTGGACTCGAACACCTCCAAGGAGCTTGAGGACAAGGTGATGGGCCTCATCAC
The window above is part of the Fundidesulfovibrio soli genome. Proteins encoded here:
- a CDS encoding PAS domain-containing sensor histidine kinase translates to MLGDIFTRHFKDLHTSEDSISPERYETLKRKIVGLMAVVTLVPLLLMALINFTEFQATMSREVQNPLRVILGKTRNSIDLFLAERVSTVAFIAQAYSFQDLSSERDLARIFRVMRKEFEGFMDLGLIDSKGHQVSYVGPYDLKGRDYSGQEWFAQVQANGKYVSDVFLGYRNLPHVVICVQHVAESGESWILRATLDTRQFEKIISAMGLEPGSDAFLVNRKGILQTSSYLYGNVLQPCPLPLPPVSYEASVISTTDPSGRDIYLSYAYFPNTDFVLMAAKPRLGVLTAWYNLRGDLLIIFLAGVVATFFVVSRFTGLLLVRMRESEERRALAFRQVEHAQKLSSIGRLAAGVAHEINNPLAIINEKAGLMKDLLALQEDYPGKSKFLRQVEAIISAVERCRGITHRMLGFARRMDVKIEALSLNEVISETSSFLQREAESRNVTLSLELDPELSRIESDRGQLQQVILNILNNALAAIPDRGTIAVRTWNQGSEHVGFSIQDNGCGMSDDTLKCIFEPFFTTKRGKGTGLGLSITYGIIKRLGGEVSVQSQEQVGSTFTVLLPVMAPPTAAVEAA
- a CDS encoding response regulator — encoded protein: MKDWNILLVDDEEDFVQTLAERLELRGIDCRVALDGEAGLAAMAESTPDVVVLDMFMPGIKGLEVLRLIRERYPKVQVILLTGQGATKDGMDGMKLGAFDYMIKPLSIDDLTAKIGEAVKLARS
- a CDS encoding response regulator, yielding MNKIKLLLVDDEENFVNTLAERMKMRDVPSKVVYSGEAALDALRTGEPDVMILDLRMPGIDGMEVLRKVRQTNPTVRIIILTGHGTDLDEEEARKLGAFHYHKKPIDIDELLGTVKKAYRDRMEDAMVVAALAEEGDFDSARQVLDEDK
- a CDS encoding sensor histidine kinase, which gives rise to MRPKTLLIDDERDFVQLLAVRLEARDFPVTAAFDAAGGLALVESQAPSVVVLDINLPDRSGLDVLREMRERWPLVQVVMLTGQSDVATAVAGMKYGAADYLTKPVDIEALTAALERAVMRRMDQEENLRMIETGKLAAIGRLAEGVAHEISNPVNIMMQKAGWALELMEEPGFSACPDSHEVRSELEAIVNQGRRCKTVVGRLMKVGGRIDPRASEFDPVEAVRAGLELVRERAANQSVAFDVCAGKPVARVFLPRFEIEQVVRRLAENALDAMPRGGTLRVEVRDHPPGSVEIELEDTGPGVPEAIAQRIFEPFFSTKEVGKGSGLGLSICDGIMKSLGGGVALTRTDGPGAVFVVTLPALPAGT
- a CDS encoding substrate-binding periplasmic protein; the protein is MACFLAVCLSALCAPPRAAAQPVTVLTFERPPYYTLGVNGHPQGFLLSLADRILREAGLLPEYVDIPSGRILMELAAAKTPTCAVGWYMTPERTRTAEYSYPIYQDAPLMALFRDDFQGLPDGPATLRGLAAMPGLVFGLNESFSYGPEVDTLMANMPRPPVRVNGTQLQLVRMLHASRFDVMLVNPEEIDALATETGVDPFSLRIVPLADLRKGRLRYLLFNKSIDPAVLGRVNRAIEKLVKLE
- the rfaE2 gene encoding D-glycero-beta-D-manno-heptose 1-phosphate adenylyltransferase — translated: MFPPTRHKALPLEELLARLEPLRAAGGIVFTNGCFDLLHAGHVDLLERARALGRVLVVGLNSDASVSGLKGSSRPVTPFADRARVLAGLACVDFVTGFDRPTPLELIEAVRPDVLVKGGDWPVESIVGRQSVQARGGLVLSLPLLPGYSTTSLIERILALAGHAGLDASPCRD
- a CDS encoding YkgJ family cysteine cluster protein, which translates into the protein MTTDNTPLSDHDATQAFLESLPELAPGQSFRFACHPQVPCFNACCSDLTLMLTPYDVLRLRTQLGMSSKEFIAKHALVAQAPDTGFPMMRLRMLDEVHGSPCPFVRREGCSVYPGRPGACRTYPLGRATKTGPQGEVLEQFFIVREPHCRGFEQESGWTSAEWLKDQDLQRYNESNDRYMLLMAQARDKGAPLDQRQANLVFLAAYNLDAFGDFLTRMGVLERLELDEERKAGILSDEGKRLEFGLDWLELMLFGSERTLSKKKD
- a CDS encoding ATP-binding protein, whose amino-acid sequence is MPQQMTLHIDNRLQELTRLSATLEGFLNACSVTGRDAYHIQLALDELVTNIICYAYEGQGGHPIHVSLARTPEGLEIVLEDGGRPFNPLEAPEPDLDAPPETRPIGGLGIHFVRKTMDHLSYQREDGRNILRIHKNIT